In the Candidatus Methanoperedens sp. genome, one interval contains:
- a CDS encoding calcium/sodium antiporter, translating into MLTESIKFLIFFIISIPIIIKSSDIFTEGASKLAKILGVSDFVIGITVVALGTSLPELVSDIYASYIDHGQIAVGDIIGSNITNIALILGLTCIIKPLVIKYTEIYSGWIHLIILAFASVFLLAADGIGRIGGTAFITAYVFYLKHAINTYREIGVESIGKNGFIKNILEVLIGLVGILIGARILVNSIIGLSVAYGISEYLIALLLMSFGTSLPELFVSVSAASKGYMTMALGNIIGSNVANILWVLGVAAIIRPINIAPELILIQVLFMLVLSLLLIIFKKSGYVIDRREGATFLVIYVIFVIVSVASGG; encoded by the coding sequence ATGCTAACCGAATCGATTAAGTTTCTAATATTTTTCATTATTTCAATCCCTATTATTATAAAATCCAGCGATATTTTCACTGAAGGAGCCTCAAAACTAGCCAAGATTCTCGGAGTTTCCGATTTTGTCATCGGGATTACTGTTGTTGCGCTGGGAACCTCACTGCCAGAACTGGTTTCTGATATATATGCATCGTACATCGATCATGGTCAAATAGCGGTCGGGGATATCATCGGGAGCAATATCACCAATATCGCCCTGATCCTTGGTCTGACCTGTATCATTAAACCGCTTGTGATAAAATACACTGAAATCTATAGCGGCTGGATACATCTTATCATACTGGCTTTTGCATCTGTGTTCTTACTGGCCGCGGATGGTATTGGGAGGATCGGCGGAACCGCCTTTATAACCGCATACGTTTTTTATCTAAAGCATGCAATTAACACATACAGGGAAATAGGTGTTGAATCTATTGGAAAAAATGGCTTCATTAAAAATATTTTAGAAGTTCTTATAGGACTTGTTGGCATACTCATAGGAGCAAGGATTCTTGTAAATTCTATAATCGGACTCTCCGTGGCTTATGGTATATCAGAATATCTTATTGCTCTTTTGCTCATGTCTTTTGGGACTTCTTTGCCTGAACTTTTTGTTTCGGTTTCAGCTGCGAGCAAAGGATACATGACAATGGCGCTTGGGAATATTATTGGAAGCAATGTCGCTAATATCCTGTGGGTTCTTGGGGTTGCAGCTATTATCAGGCCAATTAATATAGCTCCTGAACTTATTTTAATTCAAGTTTTATTTATGCTGGTGCTATCTCTATTACTAATCATTTTTAAGAAGTCAGGATATGTGATCGACAGAAGAGAAGGAGCTACTTTTTTGGTAATATATGTTATTTTTGTTATTGTAAGCGTAGCTTCCGGGGGATGA
- a CDS encoding DUF1614 domain-containing protein, translating into MSYQTHPGIRASFIVFLFFVLVLVLIFVSLNIFGTAFRKLGFPPEYSVYFLFLSLLGSNVNFPVKVEKTSIAVNLGGAVIPIVMSGFLSTMVSPVDVIIGVLIMTFFIHSIARPVVGRGIAIHVLIPPFLAAATALMISPQDAPMIAYISGTIGCLIGVDLLNLKKIADLDVPVISIGGAGTFDAIFLTGLISVLLA; encoded by the coding sequence ATGTCATATCAAACACATCCAGGGATAAGAGCGTCATTTATTGTTTTTTTATTCTTTGTCCTGGTATTGGTTTTAATATTTGTAAGCTTAAATATATTCGGCACTGCTTTTCGAAAACTGGGATTTCCTCCTGAGTATTCGGTCTATTTCCTCTTTTTATCGCTACTTGGAAGTAACGTGAACTTTCCTGTTAAAGTAGAGAAAACCAGCATAGCCGTTAACCTAGGGGGCGCTGTTATTCCAATAGTTATGTCAGGATTTCTGTCCACGATGGTTAGCCCCGTCGATGTGATAATAGGAGTTCTGATCATGACTTTCTTTATCCATAGTATAGCAAGACCGGTGGTAGGAAGAGGAATAGCGATCCATGTTTTAATTCCTCCATTTCTGGCTGCTGCGACAGCTCTCATGATCTCTCCTCAAGATGCCCCTATGATAGCTTATATCTCAGGCACGATCGGATGTTTAATCGGTGTTGACCTGCTTAATTTGAAAAAAATCGCTGATTTGGATGTGCCGGTTATTTCGATCGGAGGAGCCGGGACATTTGATGCAATATTTCTAACAGGTTTGATATCTGTGCTGTTGGCATAA
- a CDS encoding TrkH family potassium uptake protein: protein MFIIISAIGVVAVRAVYPLDIFTIIFHVLSASTGTGFSTINFSIIPEKAKFLFIVLMFLGGMSFSTAGGIKIFRLALFLKSIPFAIGSSIGKKYEKIEFDGKDYDKEDILTNLVFILLSSILVIVTGALLAFSGFGLVDSMFEAVSAFATSGLSAGIVSIALDMHLKLALSILMVVGRVEILPILVTMTKIR, encoded by the coding sequence ATGTTTATTATCATCTCTGCTATTGGCGTGGTGGCTGTACGGGCTGTTTATCCGCTTGATATATTTACTATAATATTCCACGTTCTTAGCGCATCCACTGGTACAGGTTTCTCCACAATAAATTTCAGCATAATTCCCGAAAAAGCAAAGTTTCTGTTTATTGTCCTGATGTTCCTGGGCGGAATGAGTTTCTCCACAGCGGGTGGAATCAAAATCTTCCGTCTTGCTCTTTTTTTAAAGTCAATTCCTTTTGCTATCGGTTCTTCTATCGGGAAAAAGTATGAAAAAATCGAATTCGACGGTAAAGATTACGATAAAGAAGATATCTTAACAAACCTTGTATTCATTCTTCTTTCGTCTATCCTTGTGATTGTCACAGGAGCGCTTCTCGCATTCTCCGGCTTCGGACTGGTCGATTCGATGTTCGAGGCAGTTTCCGCTTTTGCTACATCGGGATTATCAGCAGGAATCGTATCCATAGCCCTTGATATGCATTTGAAACTTGCGCTCTCAATTTTAATGGTAGTCGGAAGAGTTGAGATACTTCCAATTCTTGTTACAATGACAAAAATCCGTTGA
- a CDS encoding universal stress protein has product MFEKVLFPTDFSEYAQKTLECIGEIPEIKELMLLHVVDATHPSKRGWTHGPHIENTKILMEEKKNYIESMGLKVKTKVDVITEGDVSRAILEAAEKEKVSLIVMGARGKSPIKDLLLGSTSANVVRHAKTNLLIMRYKLVKDLEGVKHEKFCTMIFSKVLLPTDFSEPAKKTISFIKGIKDIKEVVLLSVVSKGETEEEIEENVNETKSKLGDIRDDFGRAGFNVKDHVRVGNLPEEIISTAEDNDVSLIAMSPHGKGWFRELLVGSTTCAVVRRANRPVLVVRVK; this is encoded by the coding sequence ATGTTCGAAAAAGTTCTATTTCCGACAGATTTTTCAGAGTATGCACAGAAGACTCTTGAATGCATTGGTGAAATTCCGGAGATAAAAGAATTGATGCTTTTGCATGTAGTGGATGCCACACATCCTTCAAAACGAGGATGGACTCATGGGCCGCATATAGAGAATACAAAAATTCTCATGGAAGAGAAGAAAAATTACATCGAGAGTATGGGATTGAAAGTGAAAACAAAAGTGGATGTTATAACAGAAGGTGATGTTTCCAGAGCGATTCTGGAAGCTGCGGAAAAAGAAAAAGTTTCTTTGATCGTAATGGGTGCGCGTGGAAAAAGCCCAATAAAGGATCTTCTTCTTGGAAGCACTTCTGCAAACGTAGTGCGTCATGCAAAGACCAACCTTCTTATCATGCGCTATAAATTGGTGAAAGACCTGGAAGGAGTAAAACATGAAAAATTCTGCACGATGATTTTCTCAAAAGTGCTTTTGCCAACTGATTTTTCTGAGCCTGCAAAAAAGACAATATCATTTATCAAAGGAATAAAGGATATTAAAGAAGTTGTTCTTCTGAGTGTTGTTAGTAAAGGGGAGACAGAGGAGGAAATAGAAGAAAATGTCAATGAGACTAAAAGTAAGCTTGGCGATATCAGAGATGATTTCGGACGAGCAGGTTTCAATGTGAAAGATCATGTTCGTGTGGGAAACCTGCCCGAGGAAATAATCTCAACGGCCGAGGATAATGATGTATCACTGATAGCAATGAGCCCACATGGGAAAGGTTGGTTCAGGGAATTATTGGTAGGTAGCACTACCTGTGCAGTTGTGAGGAGAGCAAATAGGCCTGTTCTGGTAGTGAGGGTCAAGTAA